The bacterium region CTTCCGCAGCAGCGAGGGCGCGCCCTCGACGACCTCGACCCCGGCTTGCTCATAGACTTCGTCGGCGATGAACGCCGAGGCACCGGCGCCGGTCTCGACGCTGACCTGCAGGTGGGCGGCGATGAGCTTGGCCGCGGTGTCGGGGACGAGCGCCACCCGATGTTCGTCCTGAGCACGTTCCTTCGGAATGGCGACTCTCACAGAATGAGGACTGTAAGGAATCGGGGTCGATTCTTGCAGGCGCGTAAGATTCTTAATCCCTCGCCACAAGTGAAGAAATCGCCCTCCTCTCCCCTGATTGGGAGAGGGCATTAGAGACGAATTGACCGAGCAGATCATCAACGACCTCACCATCCAGGCCGCCACCGTCAACGGTTCCGGAAGCCAGACGGCGAACCTGGTGTTGACTCGGGCGATCTTTCACATGGGGATCCCCGTCGCGCCCAAGAACGTCTTTCCCTCGAACATCGAAGGCCTGCCCACCTGGTACCAGCTTCGGGTGACGCCGGAAGGGCACATGGCCCGCTCGGACAAGGTCGACATCTTGGTCGCCTTCAACGTCGCGACCTGGCGCGAGGACCTGAAGACGGTGCGTCGCGGCGGCGTCGTCATCCACGAGGAGGCTTTCTCCACGGCTGACGTCCGCTCCGACGTCGTCTACTACCCGGTGCCGTTCGCCAAGCTGGCCAAGTCGAAGATCCAAAGCGACACCCTGCGCAAGCAGCTCGCCAACATGATCTACGTTGGTGTGGTCGGAGGGCTGCTCGGCATCCCATGGGAGGCGCTCGAGCACGCCGTCAGGCGTCAGTTCCTGTCCAAGCCGAAAGCCGTCCAGGTGAACCTCGACGCGATCAAGATCGGGCTCGACCACTGGCAGGACAACTTCTCCAAGCAGGACCCGTACCGGCTCGAGCCGATGACCGGCGCCGTCGACGGGAGGGTCCTTGTCGAGGGCAACCAGGCGGCCGCGATCGGGGCCCTGATGGGTGGCGTCACCGTCGTGGCGTGGTATCCGATCACCCCGTCGTCCTCGTTGTGCGAGAACCTCATCGCGTACGCCGACCGCTTCCGGATCGACCCCAAGACGGGCGAGCGGCGCATCTCGGTCGTACAGGCGGAAGACGAGCTGGCGGCGGTTGGGATGGCGATCGGCGCGGGCTGGGCGGGCGCGCGCGCAATGACCTCCACGTCGGGCCCCGGCATCTCGCTGATGGCGGAGTTCGCCGGCCTGGCGTACTACGCCGAGGTGCCCGTCGTGATCTTCGACATCCAGCGGATCGGGCCGTCGACCGGCCTACCGACCCGCACCTCGCAGGCGGATGTCGGCTTCGCCTTCACGCTTTCGCACGGCGACACCAAGCACATCGTGTTGCTGCCCGGGACGGTGGAAGAGTGCTACGAGTTCGCTCGGGACGCGTTCGACCACGCCGACCGGTTCCAGACGCCGGTGTTCGTCCTTTCCGACCTCGACCTGGGCATGAACCTGTGGATGACGCCGGAGTTCAAGTACCCGGACAAGCCGTTCGACCGCGGCAAGGTCCTCTCCAAAGCCGACCTCGAGCGCCTCGCCGGCGACTGGGGTCGCTACCGGGACGTCGACGGCGACGGCGTGCCATACCGCACGCTGCCGGGGACCGATCACCCCGCGGCCGGCTACTTCACGCGCGGTTCCGGGCACGACGAGTTCGCCCGCTATACGGAGAGCGCCGAGGTGTACCAGCAAAACATGGATCGGCTGGCGCTCAAGCTGGAGACCGCGCGCGCCGCGCTGCCCTCCCCCGTGGTGGACGAGACGGCGAGGTCGGCCGTGGGCCTGATCGCTTTCGGCTCCACGCATGCGGCGGTGGTGGAGGCGCGCGAGAGCCTGGCGGCGGCGAACAGGCCGGTGGACTACCTGCGCCTGCGCGCACTGCCTCTGGCCTCCGAGGTGGTCGAGTTCGTCTCCCGGCATGAACGGGTATACGTCGTCGAGCAAAACCGAGACGGCCAGGTGTACGACCTGGTCCGCCTGGCGGTGCCCGCACACCTGGTCGATCGAGTGAAGTCCATCCGCCACTACAACGGCCAGCCCATTCCGGCGGCCGCC contains the following coding sequences:
- a CDS encoding 2-oxoacid:acceptor oxidoreductase subunit alpha; its protein translation is MGEGIRDELTEQIINDLTIQAATVNGSGSQTANLVLTRAIFHMGIPVAPKNVFPSNIEGLPTWYQLRVTPEGHMARSDKVDILVAFNVATWREDLKTVRRGGVVIHEEAFSTADVRSDVVYYPVPFAKLAKSKIQSDTLRKQLANMIYVGVVGGLLGIPWEALEHAVRRQFLSKPKAVQVNLDAIKIGLDHWQDNFSKQDPYRLEPMTGAVDGRVLVEGNQAAAIGALMGGVTVVAWYPITPSSSLCENLIAYADRFRIDPKTGERRISVVQAEDELAAVGMAIGAGWAGARAMTSTSGPGISLMAEFAGLAYYAEVPVVIFDIQRIGPSTGLPTRTSQADVGFAFTLSHGDTKHIVLLPGTVEECYEFARDAFDHADRFQTPVFVLSDLDLGMNLWMTPEFKYPDKPFDRGKVLSKADLERLAGDWGRYRDVDGDGVPYRTLPGTDHPAAGYFTRGSGHDEFARYTESAEVYQQNMDRLALKLETARAALPSPVVDETARSAVGLIAFGSTHAAVVEARESLAAANRPVDYLRLRALPLASEVVEFVSRHERVYVVEQNRDGQVYDLVRLAVPAHLVDRVKSIRHYNGQPIPAAAITQPLLESEAVPA